From Chondrocystis sp. NIES-4102:
TTTCTAGTCCCTTTAACACCCATTTTGCTGCTTCATCCAATTCCCCTACTTCTGATAGAGCAGTCATTCTTTCCCCCAATAAGAGCATTTGCTCTGATTCGTCACGGGTAAACTTCATAAGTGATAAGTCGTCTACTGAAACTACATATTGACTGTCCCAAGTATCCACTACACATTCATCTTTTCTAACTTCTGATATTACACACCAACAATGGAGCTTCCCTTTAATACCCGAAGTTATGCGACATATTTGACCCTCAGCAAAAGGATTAATGGTCGGATATTTTTGAGACAGGTAAGTTTTAACTGCCGTTTTTACCATTGAATAAGAAGGCACTTGACCCAGAGCGATCCCCACCGCCATCACCCAAACTTCACCAGCTTCAATTGGGCTTAAATGAGCTTGAAAAATTGGTCGCAATTGTTTCTGTTTAGTTGGTTTTGGGTCATTAAGACCTTGGGTCTTTAAATATTCTTCTATCTGATAGTAAGTCTCGGCTGCAATCATACAACGCTCGATATAAAGCATCGTGAAACCAAAAACTTCATCGCAATACTCGGCAAAACTATCGTACTTGTCACGATACAATTTTAACCGCTTAATCGTCCTCAGTGCCTGACCTCGCAGCACGAAACCCGTCCGAACCTGCTGCTCTAATTTATCCCTTAATTGCGTTTCTTGTGGTGAGAGAACATACAATCTGTTTGATCCCTAAAAATCGATTGATTTAAGATTAATTCTACAACTTTTAGTGCAAATAACAGTAGTTCTACATAGTAAAATCTTTTTAGGGTTTTAGATTACTGGTATTGTTTGGGTAAAGGGGAAAGGAATGGCAATTCGACGGTTGAATAAAAATAGTAGATTTAATCAAGGCGATCGCCCTCTTGCTGCCGTCTCTACTTTACCTACGGTCAAGGCAATGCTGGACTGTTTTGAGAGATATCTTAACTTAACTATCGCTTCGGGTAATGCTAGCGTTGATACGATTAAAACTTATCGCAGTCGTACTGCTCAGTTTCTTTTTTGGTGTAAAGAGCGAGAACTTTATCCAGCCTTAGTTACGAAGGAAAATATCCTTGAATATCGTAAGCACTTGGTTGATGAGTCGAAAGTATCCCCGACTATTCGATTATCTTTGCTTTCGATTAAGCATTTTTATACTGCTTGTTTGGCTGGAAAATTGGTGAAGGATAATCCAGCTATGGAAGTAAAAGCACCCAGAGACAAGCGCGAGGTTGGTAGCACGATTAATTATTTATCCCTAGAGGAACTACAACAGCTAATTGATAGTATTTTACCTATCTATAAAATACGCGGGGAGAATGCTACCAAAGTACAGGTATTGCGCGATCGCATTCTGTTGGGCTGTATGGCCCTTCAAGGTTGTCGTAGCATTGAGATGTATCGGGCTAATTTGGGAGATTTTAGCTCGACTTACGGTCAGCATTATCTTAAGTTAGATGGTAAAAATAGCATTAGAACTGTTATTTTACGACCCGATTTGGCAGAAGAAATAGTTCAATATCGGCAAGCACGTAAGTTAACTAAAGAAAAACTTACTTTAACCTCTCCATTATTTATCTCACTATCAAATCGTCGTTACGGTCAACGCTTATCTAGAAGCGGTATTGGTCATGTAGTTGATGGCTATCTAGAAAAGTGTGGCTTAAAACACAACGACTTGAATACTAGTCAAGAAAGAAATATTTCTCCCCACAGCCTGCGTCATACCGCAGGTACTTTAAGTCTTCAAAATGGTTCTTCTTTACGGGAGGTACAGGATTTTCTCGGACACAGCGACCCGAAAACAACTGCTGTGTATACTCACATTCTTAGTTCTCAGGAAAATAATCCTGCTTCAAAAATTGATATTGATTTTTAAACAGAAAACTTACTTCCCATAAAGAAAATAATGTATTTTGTGAGAGTGAGACAGTCAACCAGGACGACCGACGAAAAATCAATCCCCCGAAGCACTTTCTTACCGTCTCATCGCTCAAATTCGGCTGTTCGCCATTTTAGGGTAAAAGTGCTGCCCTGCCCTAGTTGGCTGTGTACACTTAATTTAAAGGAATGCGATCGCGCTATAGATTTGGCGATCGCCAATCCCAAACCCGAACCACCAGTGCTGCGAGAACGATCGCTCTGTACCCGATAGAAGCGATCAAAGATATGTTTTTGATGTTCTGGGGCAATACCAATACCTGTATCTTTAACTTGAATTAGAGCATCAGAGGCATCGCGCTCTAAAATAACCGTAACTTGACCGTCTGGGGGGGTGTGTTGAATAGCATTGACAATCAAATTATAAACTAGGCGATATAATTGGTCGCAATCACCACTTACGTTTATAGATTTTTTAACCCTAAATACATTCGTCAGCGTTATTTGATTAGCGATCGCCAATGGTTCTAATTCTTCTACTAAATCGCTAACCAAATCATTTAAACAGCAGAGTTCGCGGCGTAAAGGAATTGCTTTTCGATCCATGCGAGCCAACAGTAATAAATCGGCAACTAGTTGAATCAGTCTTTTATTTTCTCGCTCGATCGCAGTTAAAATACCTTTTGCTTCTTGTTTGTCTAGATCGACTAACAATGCTGACTCTACCGTCGCTTGCATCGCAGCTAAAGGCGTTCTCAACTCGTGTGCGGCATCTGCTGTAAACTGTTCGATTTGTTGATAAGAGCGGTAAATCGGTTGCATCGCCAAACCAGCCAACCACCAACTTGCAAAAGCTACGAAAGTTAATGAAATTGGTAATCCTAATAACAGAACCAATTTTACTCTACCGAGATAATCTTCAAAATCAGTAAGGCTGCGTCCAACTTGAAAATATCCCCAATCTTCTCTGGTTTGAGTGTGCAGCGAGAAAGAAATTTGGTGATAAATGTTATTATTGCGATCGCTCAAAGTCTGCCAGAGTTCTTTGTTTAATGTTTGAGGCAACCCTTCTGGATAATCTCCAGCAATAGCGATTAAACGTCCCGACGTATCGTACAAACGGGCATAGTAATTACCTCGATCGACAGCAGAAAGGATATGACGTTGCGAGTTAGAACGCTCGGAAACACAGCTATTTCCAACTAAGCAAAGATTGGGCAACAGTTTTTTAACAATCGGCTCGATTATTTCTGGCTGCTTCAATTTTAGTTCTAAACTGTCGTGCAAAGTTCCTGCTACAGATTCTAATTCGCGATCGAGGGCAACCCAATGAGCGTGAGAGACTGCTTTATAGACTCCAAATCCCAGCAGACTCAAAATCAATCCCATTACTCCTGCATACCAGAGAGACAATGAAACGCGAGTTTTATTGAACAGTTTGTTTTGTCTCATCTGCTTCCCAATTCAAGCGATATCCCAAACCGCGTAAAGTTTCAATTATATTAGTGCTAGAGATTAATTCCAACTTGCGTCTGAGTAAACGTACTTGAGCAGCTACCACATTGCTAAAAGATTCTGCATCCGCTTCCCAAAGTTGATTGCGAATCTGCTCGCTAGTGATAATTTGATTCGGATGCTTCATAAAATATTCCAGTAGCTGAAATTCTTTATTAGTAAGCAAGACTGGGCGCTTTTCGCCTTCTGGAGCTAGATAATAAACAGTTTGATTGCCACAGTCTAGGAGTAAGTTTCCTAACTGCAACTGTTGGGGTTGAATTTGGGGCGATCGCCTCTGTAAGGCTCGTAAACGTGCTAATAATTCTGCCATACCAAAGGGTTTAATTAAATAATCATCTGCTCCCGCATCCAATCCAGTTACCTTATCTTGCATCCGATCTCTAGCAGTGAGCATTAAAACTGGGAGAGGATTGTTTTGAGCGCGTAACTTTTTCAGCAATTCTATTCCCGACAAACCAGGTACTAACCAATCGAAAACCGCTACCGTGTATTGCGTCCAATTACTTTCTAAGTAACCCCAAGCGTCATTGCCATTTTGTACCCAATCGACTACATATTTATGGTGTTTTAAAGTGCGTTCGATCGCAGCACCTAAGTTTGGTTCGTCTTCAACGAGGAGAATTCTCATCTTATTACCCTAAATTTGGCTATAAGTTGTTAATTGCTCTTCTTAGCGAGGTCAAAGAGCGATTGTAGTTCAAAATTGCTTTTACTCTATTGCCAGCAGCGTTGGTCAATTCATTTTGTGCCGTGTTTACTTCTAATTGAGTAGTTGCACCTCGACGATAGCCAAAGCTAATCAACTCCAGTGCTTCTTGTGCTTGTTCTAGGGCAGCAGTTGCCGTTTCGATATTCTTAGCATTTGCCATCAGATTTTTGTAAGCTTGTTCGATTTCCAAACGAATTTGACTGCGGGTATCGGCAAAGCGAGTTTCGGCAATCTTAATGTTCGCATCTTCCTGTTTTGCTGCTGCTGATGCCGTTCCCCCATCAAAGAAATTCCAGGCAACTCTAGCTCCTGCTGCATATCCATCTGCTCCTTTATTACTTAGTTCGCTTAATGCCTGGTAATTAGCAAACAAACTCACAGTTGGTCTGATTTCAGCTAAAGCTATTTGTCGCTGTTGAGAGGTAATATTCCGCTGTATTGACTGCTGTTTTAATTCCGCTCGATTTTGAAAAGCCAAAATAATGCTTTCTTCTAAAGAGCGATTCCATTGACCTGCTGTTTGGATAGGATCGGCAGCAGCAACATCAACTGTTTCGGGCAAACTTAGAATTCTAGTTAACTTGTCGCTAGCTATATCTCCATCGGTTTGAGCTTGAGTTAAGTCTTGTTCGGCATTTTTCAACTGCACTGAAGCTCTAATCGTATCAATTTTACTTCCTGTTCCTCCTTCCTCTAACAATTGGGCATCACGCAGACCGATTCGAGCATTTTCTACGGCAGCTTGAGCGATTTTTACTTGTTCGTCAGCTTCCTGCAAATCATAGTAAGCACTAGAAACATCTAGTCTAGTTTGTTGGCGAATTCTTTTTAATTCTAACTGCTCGAATTTTATTTGTTCCTGGGCAGTTTTAATTTGTGCCGATCGCTTGCCAAAAGTAAAAAGGTTATAATTAGCTTCGACCGTACCGCTCAAAAAAGTAGGCGAATCAGATTCTGGCTCGAAAATTATGTCTCCAGGTCTTTCTTGGTCGCCAACCTGTCTAAGTTCTCCGTTTATTCCCAAAGTAGGCAGTAAAGCCCTCTGAGCTTGTTGTAGAGCCGAGCGCGATCGCTCTAAAGTCAAAGCAGCAATCTGTAATTCTCTATTTTTCTTCTGCGCTACTTCTAAGGCTTGTTTTAAAGTAATTGGTTCGATTTTTTTGATTTGCACTTGGGTTGGTGAACTGGGAAGTTGTAAATTCGAGTTAGTTTCAGCAAGTGGCATTGTTTGCGCTTGTGCTAATTCTAATTTAACTAAACTAATGCTCACACCCACACCGATAATAATTAGCTTTCGAGACAAAGACATATCTTGCAAAATTTTGTATAAGACAATAACCGAGTGTTTAGATTTACCTCTAACTAAAAAGATTGACACAATCGGATGAAATTGAGATGAAATTCCGTAATTTACTTAACTGAATCGCTAATTTCATCTTAATTTCATGCACTATATGTCAAGCTGTTTTAAACAAATTAGTGAGTTTAAGCTAGTTTTTATGTGGCTATTTAGCTCAATAAATTAGCAAGAAATAATAAGAAAATATTTTTATCTTATTAGCCAATAATCTCATTAAGCAATTGATTAAATTGTGAGGAATCATGATGAAAAACCTAATTTATCCCACTGTATTTTCTTTATTTCTAGCTTCTATTACTCCAATCGCTTTAGCAGAAGATAGCCATGATAATGATGAAACTTCTCATATTATTAGTGCGCTCGCGTATCCTCGAAGAAAACGAGCGTTGGACGCTACTCATCGCTTTGAAGTTCATGTTAAGGGACAGCCTATTTCAGCCCTTTCCGTCGAGCTACCAGAAAGGATTAGCATTGAAGATGGTATTGAAGTCACCGATGACTCCGACCAAAAAGTTACTGCCAAAGTCGCGATTAATGACCAAAAAGCGACTCTGACTTTTGCCCAACCAATAGCTCCTGATACTACCCTAAAAATTAAGATGAAAGGAGTCGATGCAAGCAGACTTATTCAAAAAATTGTCCTATACAGAGTTAATATCACTATGGTAGATATGAGCGAAGAAATCAGTATCGGGGTTGCCGAAATTCGCACCAATTAAGTAAAACTTGAACGATGAAAATACTGCTAGTCGAAGATGAGCCAGAAATGGGAACTGCCATCAAGGATATCTTAAATCAGGAAAAGTACATAGTAGATTGGGCGCAGAATGGCAATGAAGCATGGTCATATCTGGAAGAAGAAATCGCCGATTACACTCTGGCTATTTTTGATTGGCTGATACCTGGACTATCTGGGTTGGAGTTGTGCGCGCGATTGCGAAGCCGAGATAATCTTTTACCAGTTTTAATCCTAACTGCCAAAGACCAAATGGAGGATAAGGTGGCTGGTTTGGATGCAGGTGCGGATGATTATCTGGTTAAACCATTCGGTGTACCCGAATTCTTGGCAAGGGTACGCGCTTTACAGCGTCGATCGCCTCTATTTCAACCCCAACAGCTAGAAGTAGAAGGACTTATCTTAGACTGCGGTACTCGTATCGTTCGTTGGCAAGCACCAAATGGCGAGATGCAGGAAACTTACCTAACAACTAAGGAATTTCAACTATTGGAATATTTTATGAAGTATCCCAAACGAGTGATTCCCAGCGATCGCATCCGCCGTCAGATTTGGGATATTAACGCCTATAATTACAGTAATGTGGTGGCAGCCCAAGTACGTTTGCTCAGACGCAAATTAGAATCGATTGGTGGTACTAACATTATTGAAACCGTGCCTGGTGTCGGCTATCGTCTCAATCTAGAACCATGAGACCAAGCAAACTGTTCGGTAAGTCTCACGCTTCTTTAGCTCTCTGGTATGCGGGAGTAATGGGGTTAATTTTGAGTCTTTTAGGAGTGGTAGGATACAAAGCAATTGCTCGTGCTTATCGGGTTGATATTGATAAGGATTTGCAATCAATAGCAGGAACGCTACATCAAAGTCTAGAATTACAACTCAAACAACCCGAACAAATAGAACCTTTAGTCGAGCAACTTTTACCCAATCTTTGTTTAGCAGGAAATAGTTGTTCTCCAGTCAAGTTAAGTTCTCCCTCTCACCACAATCTTAGTGCCATTAACCAAGGCAGCTACTACGTTCGTTTATTTTCTCCTTCTGGTCGTTTGTTAGCGGTTGCAGGGGCTTATCCACAAGGTTTATTCCCAGTTTTTGACAAAAAAACCTGGCAAACTATTTCAGATCTCCAAGGCAAAGATTATCGCCTTCATACCCTTTTACTACATACTCGAAAACATAGGGATTGGGGTTATCTGCAAGTAGGGCAAAGTCTTGAAGATTACGAGGACTTTCTTACCAGGGCAAAAAAGGTTTTGGCTGTGGGTTTACCCATTTCGTTGCTTTTAATTGGCGGTGCTAGTTGGTGGCTGGCGAGTTTAGCTATGCGTCCGATTTATCAATCCTACAAGCAAATGGAGCAGTTTTGCGCCGATGTCGCCCACGAACTGCGAACTCCTTTAACTACGGTACAGACGACTGTTGAATCGGCACTGTTATTGCCTAAGTTAGAGTCAAAAAAAGCACTGAGCGTCTTGAGAACCGTCGAAAATCAAAATCGACGACTGATTCAGCTAGTTGTCGATCTCCTGTTATTAGCCAGTACAAATAAACGCTCTATACCACTGCATCGCGAACCCTGTTGCTTAAATGATTTGATTCAAGATTTAGTAGAAGAATTACTCTCATTAGCGATCGCAGCTAGGGTAACACTGAATTGCGAACTACGAGTAAATAATCCACTGTATGTCCTTGGTGATTGCGACCAATTATATCGCTTAGTTGCTAATTTAATTGTTAATGCCATTCAACATACTCCAGCAAATGGCAAAGTAACTGTTATTTTAAAACGCAACCATGATTATGCTCTGATTCAGGTTTGGGATACGGGTGTTGGTATTGCTCCCCAACATCAAAAACATATTTTCGATCGCTTTTATCGCGTAGAGAGCGATCGCTCTCGCAATACTGGTGGTTCGGGATTAGGACTGGCGATTGCACAAGCTATAGCCCGATCTCATCATGCTAGTCTAACTGTAAAGAGCGAACTGGGAAAAGGTAGTATTTTTATCGTACAGTTGCCTTTGGTTAAATCAAAGAAAACAGCTTAAACAGTATCTTCTGCAATAAAAGGACAAGAGTAACTCTGATCGCCAGTTTCCATTTGAATAGTTGGATGTTCGATACTAAAATTATCGTGTAGTTCCCCAACCAACCTAGCTAAAAAAGCATCCCCAGGATATCCAGAAGGCATAACAAGATGAACGGTTAGGGCTGTTTCTGTAGTACTCATCGCCCAAATATGCAAATCATGAACGCCACTCACACCAGGAAGTTCGCTTAAATAAGTACGCACGGCTAAGGGTTCGATTCCTGCTGGTACGGCATCGGTAATCAAATTTAAGGACTCGCGAAACAATTGCCAAGTTCCAGCTACAATTACTACGGTGACGATTAAACTAACGGCAGGATCGAACCACAGCCAATCAGTTGTAATAATAGCAATCCCAGCCAGTACGGCTCCTACAGATACCGCAGCATCTGCAATCAAATGCCAGAAAGCACCTCGAATATTCAGATCGTTTTTACGTCCCGATAAAAACATTAAAGCACTAGCCGTATTGATGACAATACCGATCGCTGCTACTGTAATGATAGTTACTCCTGCTACGGGAGCGGGTTCGCGAAACCTTTGAATGGCTTCCCAACCAATTCCACCAGACACAACTAAAAGAAAGCTGGCGTTCAAAAGTGCCGCCAAAATCGAAGAGCGACGCAACCCATAGGTACGACGCTGTGTGGGTAAGCGACGGGAAAGTATACTTGCACCCCAAGCTAACAGTAATCCTAAAACGTCACTCAGATTGTGACCTGCATCGGCAAGCAAGGCAAGAGAATTGGCAAGAATACCATAGACTGCCTCAATGATAACAAAACTAGTGTTGAGAGCGACGCTGATGATAAAGGCGCGATTGTAATTACCACTACCGTGATCGTGACTGTGAGAGTGAGACATGAGTTAGAAAACTTCTATATTTTGGCAAGTGACAAACTTATCTTTGACCATTTCTTCGATCGAAGCCTGAAATTTAGCGATCGCCGTCTCGTTGTCGATCGCCATAACTAAAAGTGGTAGAGAAGAAGATTCAGAAGCTGGATCTAGATCGTTTACGGTGCGAAAAACTCCGTGTTTGCCATATCCAGCGATCGCCCGTATCACCGTCACTCCTGTTAATTTCTGTTGACGAGCAATTCCCAGCAAAGCTTGGTAAAGGGGTTGGTGATGCCAACAGTCGGATTCGCTAATGTAAATTGTCAGTTGTTTCCATGTTGTCATCTCGTTTGCTTCAGAATTCCGTAAGTTTACCTTTTATTAAATAGATTGACACGCTAAGGATGAAATTCGGATGAAAATTTTAATTATTTTTAATAACTATAATCATTCTTTTCTCAAATGCTTCCCCATTTTTAATTCCATTTTCATCGCCAATTTCATCCGAGTTTCATGCACCTTATGGCAACCTGTTAAAGATGATTGTCAACTTTGCCGAACTTAGATTAACCAGTATGTAAATTTGTAAGGCAGTATCACCATATCGATTAAGTGAAGCATTGGAATACAAAAACCTGCTATCTAGGACAATAAAAAAGTAATGAAAATACCCCAACTCCCGTACTTATTAACGCGCCATGCTTCGGTAGCACTCTTGAGCCTTATCTTACTTGTAGATATAGCACCAGCAATAGCAGGGCAAGGTCACGGTCACGGTGATTCAGCCTTTGAAGCACAAGAAGCCGTACCATCTGGCAAGGTAAAAGTGGATGAAAAGGTTGGGCAAAATCTGGGCATTGAAGTCGAGCCTGTTGCCCGACAACCATTGGCAGTAGGCATTAAAACTTCTGGTCAGATTGAAAACCTACCCAGCAAACAGGTAGAAGTAAATACACCGATTGACCAAGCTCAAGTAGTAGAGTTATTAGTAGAACCTGGACAAGCTGTTAGAAAAGGACAGGCTGTTGCCGTACTTTCCAGTCCTGGATTAGTAGAGTTGCGAGTAAATTCTCTTACCCAAAAAGCAGAAGCAGAAGCAGCCCTCCAACAAGCACAAGCCGACTTAGATTTAGCCCAACAAAACTATCAACGCTTCTCAGAAATAGCTGCTAAAGAAATTGCCCAAGCACAGAGTCAACTTAAATTTGCTCAAGAAAAATACGACAGAGATCAAGAGTTAGCCGATCGCGGTGTGATTCCCACTCGTGATGCCCTTGAATCTGAAACACAATTAGCCGAAGCTAAAACCCAAATCTCTACAGCCAATAGCAAAAAAGATGTTATCGCTGCCGAAAATCAACTCGCACGCGCCAAGGCAGATTTACAAGTAGCTCAATCCCGCCTCAGTCTAAGTGATACTGAATACAACACCAGGTTACAACAACTAGGAACTCAAGCCAACGAACAAGGTTCGATCGTGCTAACAGCACCAATTGCAGGTAAGGTAGCCGATCGTGAGGCTACTTTGGGTCAGGCTTTTCAAGATGCAGGAGGCAAACTGATGACCATTATTGATGACAGCAGCGTCTTTGCCACGGCGAATGTTTACGAAAAAGATTTATCTAAGGTAAAACAAGGTCAAAAAGTGCGCGTTCAAATCTCTGGAATTCCCGATCGCACATTTACAGGAACGGTAGCTGTAGTCGGCTCGGTGGTAGAAGGACAAACCAGAGTTGTGCCTGTCAAAGCTCAATTGAACAATCCTCTAGGGCAATTAAAACCAGGAATGTTTGCCAATTTAGAGGTTCTGACAGACCAAACCACAGCAGCTACTCTAGCAGTTCCCAGTGAGGCGATCGTCGAAGCTAATGGCAAAAATCTTGTTTTCATACAAGAGGGTAATGCTTATGAGGCAGTTGAGGTTACCCTGGGAGAGAGTTCTGGTGGTTTAGTAGAAATAAAAGAAGGGCTAAAGTCTGGCGATCGCGCCGTTACTCAAGGCGGAATTCTACTCTACGCTCAATCCCTTAAGGCTGCTGGTGAAGCACCGCCTTCCGAAGAAGAAGCTGGTCATTCAGAAGGTGAAGAAACTCACGCGGAAGGTGAAGAAAGCCACGCAGAAGGAGAGGAAGCTGTTGCTGCTGATTCTCCATCCGAACAGTCTTTCCTGCCAGGATGGTTATTATCCTTATTGGGAGGAAGCGCGATCGCAGCAGGTGCTTTTTGGTTTGGTCGCAGCAGTAGGACTTCCAAGCGATCGACAGCAGCTAATTACGGCTACGAAAAGAATTTGAGTAACGGTAACTCCCATCAATCCCCGCCTTCCCCTTCAAACGATCTTAAGGTTCGGGAAGATTCCGAAATCGAACATCGTTAATGCCTATTTTTTATTCTTATTGACTATTAACTAACTCATGCTTAATTACATTCTCAAGTGGTCGATCGCTCAAAGATGGATCGTAGTAATCGCCTCGGTCATAATTTCTATTTGGGGAATTTTCGTGATTACGCAGATGCCCCTAGATGTCATCCCCAACTTTGCCCCACCCCAAGTACAAATCCAGACCGAAGCACCAGGACTCGCCCCCGATGAAGTAGAGTCTTTGATCACTCTACCGATGGAAAACTCCCTCAACGGTACTCCTGGGATAGAATTAATCCGTTCTTCCTCCGCCGTCGGTCTTTCTGTGGTTACTATTGTATTCGAGGAAGGGACAGACATTTATCAGGCGAGGCAACAGGTGACAGAACGGTTGCAGCAAGTACAAAGCAATCTTCCCGAAGGCGTAGAGACTCCAGAACTAACTCCCACTACTTCACCAATCGGCGATATCCTCAAATATGCTCTAACTTCGGAAACCACGCCGATGATGGAAGTGACGCGCTTGGCGAATTGGCAGATCAAAAATCGCATCTTGGGCATACCTGGTATCAGCCAAGTAGTTGTTTTTGGTGGGGAAGAACGTCAATATCAAGTGCTGGCAGATCCAGCTAGATTGCAACAATTTAACCTGTCTTTAGCTGAAGTGACTGAAGCTGCTGCTAATTCTAATCAGAATGCCTCTGGTGGTTTTTTACTGACTCCAGACAGCGAAACGATTGTCAAACAGCAAGGAAGAGTCACCTCGATCGCTGATATCGAAAATTCAGTGATTGCCGAACGGAATGGTACGCCCGTGCGTCTGGGAGATGTGGCAGATGTCAAAATTGGTGCTGCTGTCAAACGGGGCGATGGTGCTTTGGGCGGAAAACCAGCCGTAGTTTTGATGATTAAAAAACAGCCTTTGGGCGATACGGTCAAAGTTACAGAGGATGTGGAAGCGGCGATGGAAGAAATTGCAGCAACACTGCCCAAGGATGTCAAACTGACGCGCACCTTTAGACAAGCAGATTTTATCGAATCGTCTGTCAAAAATGTGGAAGAGGCGTTAAGAGACGGTGTAATTATTGTCTCAGTAATTTTGATTCTCTTTTTGATGAATTGGCGCACGGTAATTATTACTCTCAGTGCCATGCCTCTATCTTTAATCGTCGGTTTGATGCTACTCGCTTTTGAAGGTGATGGCATCAACACTATGACCTTGGGGGGGTTGGTTGTGGCGATCGGTTCGGTAGTAGATGACGCGATCGTCGATATGGAAAACGTCTATCGTCGTCTTCGGGAAAATCAACAAGCAGGAACCCCCGTTCCCCCACTACAAATAGTGTTTAACGGTTCGGTAGAAGTTAGAGTCAGCGTTTTATTCTCAACCGTGATTATTGCGGTTGTATTCGCTCCTGTATTTGCCCTCTCAGGGGTAGAAGGACGCATCTTTACACCGATGGCAATTACTTACCTGCTGGCGATCGCTGCTTCAACTCTAGTCGCTGTTACCCTAACTCCTGCTTTGTGCGCTCTGTTGTTGGCAAATAGTAATCTCCCCCCCGATGAAACTTGGATTGCTCGTTTTTTTGAACGAATTTATCGCCCCATTTTAGGATTAGCCATCAAAAATCCGAAAATCACCCTTATGAGCGCGGTTGCTGCTCTAATTGCTTCGATCATCATCGTCACAGGATTGGGCAAAGTCTTTTTACCAGAGTTTCAAGAGCAATCCCAGGTGGTTGCTATGAGTCTCTATCCTGGTGTTTCTTTAGATACGACTAGAAGGGCTGCTGTTGCTCTTAGTGAAGAACTCAAAGATAATCCAGATTTTGAGACGATTCAGTTGCGTGCAGGTCGAGCATCAGGGGATATTGAAGTTAATGGGGTTAATTTTGCCGAACTGGATATTCAAGTAAAGGAAGAAGCAACGAAAAAGCTCGATGAGACTTTAGAAACTCTGCGGGCTGCCTTTGAAAAAATTCCTGGTGTAGTTCCCAGTGTCGGCGGTTTTATTACTCACCGTATCGATGAAACTCTTTCTGGAGTTCGTTCCGCCATTGCTGTTAAAATCTATGGCCCCGAATTAGAGCAACTCCGTTCTTTAGGTACACAAATACAATCAGTCATGAGTGGCGTAACAGGAGTTACCGACCTGCAATTAGAGCCACAAGTTCCCATCAAGCAGCTTCAAATTGAAGTCGATCGCGAGGCAGCTTCTCGTTATGGTTTGAGTGTCGGCGCGATCGGCGAAACCATCGAAACTGCTTTAAACGGACGCGAAGTTTCCCAAGTTCTAGAGAAACAACAACTGTTCCCTCTGGTCGTATGGTTGCAGCCAGAAGCTCGTCGCGACATAGAAAATATTAAAAATTTATTCATCAATACAGCCAACTTCGGACAAGTTCCCCTCTC
This genomic window contains:
- a CDS encoding integrase family protein, coding for MAIRRLNKNSRFNQGDRPLAAVSTLPTVKAMLDCFERYLNLTIASGNASVDTIKTYRSRTAQFLFWCKERELYPALVTKENILEYRKHLVDESKVSPTIRLSLLSIKHFYTACLAGKLVKDNPAMEVKAPRDKREVGSTINYLSLEELQQLIDSILPIYKIRGENATKVQVLRDRILLGCMALQGCRSIEMYRANLGDFSSTYGQHYLKLDGKNSIRTVILRPDLAEEIVQYRQARKLTKEKLTLTSPLFISLSNRRYGQRLSRSGIGHVVDGYLEKCGLKHNDLNTSQERNISPHSLRHTAGTLSLQNGSSLREVQDFLGHSDPKTTAVYTHILSSQENNPASKIDIDF
- a CDS encoding two-component sensor histidine kinase, whose product is MRQNKLFNKTRVSLSLWYAGVMGLILSLLGFGVYKAVSHAHWVALDRELESVAGTLHDSLELKLKQPEIIEPIVKKLLPNLCLVGNSCVSERSNSQRHILSAVDRGNYYARLYDTSGRLIAIAGDYPEGLPQTLNKELWQTLSDRNNNIYHQISFSLHTQTREDWGYFQVGRSLTDFEDYLGRVKLVLLLGLPISLTFVAFASWWLAGLAMQPIYRSYQQIEQFTADAAHELRTPLAAMQATVESALLVDLDKQEAKGILTAIERENKRLIQLVADLLLLARMDRKAIPLRRELCCLNDLVSDLVEELEPLAIANQITLTNVFRVKKSINVSGDCDQLYRLVYNLIVNAIQHTPPDGQVTVILERDASDALIQVKDTGIGIAPEHQKHIFDRFYRVQSDRSRSTGGSGLGLAIAKSIARSHSFKLSVHSQLGQGSTFTLKWRTAEFER
- a CDS encoding two-component response regulator, producing MRILLVEDEPNLGAAIERTLKHHKYVVDWVQNGNDAWGYLESNWTQYTVAVFDWLVPGLSGIELLKKLRAQNNPLPVLMLTARDRMQDKVTGLDAGADDYLIKPFGMAELLARLRALQRRSPQIQPQQLQLGNLLLDCGNQTVYYLAPEGEKRPVLLTNKEFQLLEYFMKHPNQIITSEQIRNQLWEADAESFSNVVAAQVRLLRRKLELISSTNIIETLRGLGYRLNWEADETKQTVQ
- a CDS encoding outer membrane efflux protein codes for the protein MSIFLVRGKSKHSVIVLYKILQDMSLSRKLIIIGVGVSISLVKLELAQAQTMPLAETNSNLQLPSSPTQVQIKKIEPITLKQALEVAQKKNRELQIAALTLERSRSALQQAQRALLPTLGINGELRQVGDQERPGDIIFEPESDSPTFLSGTVEANYNLFTFGKRSAQIKTAQEQIKFEQLELKRIRQQTRLDVSSAYYDLQEADEQVKIAQAAVENARIGLRDAQLLEEGGTGSKIDTIRASVQLKNAEQDLTQAQTDGDIASDKLTRILSLPETVDVAAADPIQTAGQWNRSLEESIILAFQNRAELKQQSIQRNITSQQRQIALAEIRPTVSLFANYQALSELSNKGADGYAAGARVAWNFFDGGTASAAAKQEDANIKIAETRFADTRSQIRLEIEQAYKNLMANAKNIETATAALEQAQEALELISFGYRRGATTQLEVNTAQNELTNAAGNRVKAILNYNRSLTSLRRAINNL
- a CDS encoding two-component response regulator — its product is MKILLVEDEPEMGTAIKDILNQEKYIVDWAQNGNEAWSYLEEEIADYTLAIFDWLIPGLSGLELCARLRSRDNLLPVLILTAKDQMEDKVAGLDAGADDYLVKPFGVPEFLARVRALQRRSPLFQPQQLEVEGLILDCGTRIVRWQAPNGEMQETYLTTKEFQLLEYFMKYPKRVIPSDRIRRQIWDINAYNYSNVVAAQVRLLRRKLESIGGTNIIETVPGVGYRLNLEP